The following coding sequences are from one Candidatus Nitrohelix vancouverensis window:
- a CDS encoding YfhO family protein, with product MNDSQSTLVRERAYWLVPSLLFILLLKNLPSLFKWTVPVHDTLCNYESFYFFYNDLLLHNDLPSWTPFIIFGMPTDFEFIRSLTVGKYLAGLIGWIFSIQDTLFLYSFAFFTEELVLLYGMYKLSDRFFKLDATVFYVCMVPLLSIITVRQPGVGFHVFFMYPLMFHLLLNFLQEKNFRYFFSAGIVFVLAQLGALGYTMPLQLVTVSFFFFFASFPYLKEWRQFFRWDRINPWEFLTLLALLSAVAVTYYQVATHSTDPLTLISLSRDPGTSKVPLESFLTYGYLLDVKLSFLDIFWPIIFKLDFPSLYIGIIPFLFVVYSLFRVRNRNFYCIAATGLFLFLFALGGRTPLAAFLYEYFPFMHYFRHVSHAVAALVIIFAIMSGFGFDKFFSSNAIQSKLSKSRPENIVIGLVIFNLGVFQMITAVYYHNISHVGRVTVVNSDYYNVNAFNYQPVRNISRSEWDGNRLRGRQRRILFNNILILGKLDYRTYNHLQWDVCLVPARIDFAGKRVFQLFEEHELKLFGTRGGWLNQSDSFYDNRELLYKLGCDTQKMRIVRDVEVNGDALTTKSIEADIPNSIRALDYRSNHVKAAVNNPFTETSYLYYADSWDAGWKAKVNGEPTQILRANTALKAVAIPPGNSTIEFSYEAPYRLHVWILIVYGLVLAIGVVIGLAREAFTGRRSHEKASDAEAISASATSQE from the coding sequence ATGAACGATTCACAGTCCACCCTTGTCAGGGAGAGAGCTTATTGGCTCGTTCCGTCCCTGCTATTCATACTCTTGCTCAAAAATCTACCGAGCTTGTTTAAATGGACCGTTCCCGTCCATGACACCTTATGCAACTACGAAAGTTTCTATTTTTTCTATAACGACCTGCTTCTGCATAATGACCTCCCTTCATGGACGCCGTTCATTATATTTGGCATGCCCACCGATTTTGAATTCATTCGGTCTTTGACGGTAGGTAAGTATCTGGCTGGTTTGATTGGCTGGATATTTTCTATTCAGGACACATTATTTTTGTACAGTTTTGCTTTTTTCACGGAAGAACTGGTTTTGCTTTATGGGATGTATAAACTTTCAGATCGTTTTTTCAAGCTCGACGCAACGGTGTTCTATGTCTGTATGGTTCCGCTTCTTTCGATCATCACCGTTCGTCAGCCCGGGGTGGGTTTTCATGTTTTTTTTATGTATCCACTGATGTTCCATCTGTTGCTGAACTTTCTGCAAGAAAAGAACTTTCGTTATTTTTTCTCCGCGGGCATCGTCTTTGTTTTGGCTCAACTGGGCGCTTTGGGATACACGATGCCATTACAGCTTGTGACCGTTTCTTTTTTCTTCTTTTTTGCCAGTTTTCCTTATCTAAAAGAATGGCGCCAGTTTTTCAGGTGGGACAGGATCAATCCATGGGAATTTTTGACGCTATTAGCTTTATTGTCTGCGGTCGCCGTCACCTATTATCAGGTAGCGACGCACTCTACCGATCCATTGACGTTGATATCATTATCCCGTGACCCCGGGACATCCAAAGTTCCACTAGAGTCGTTTCTGACTTATGGGTATTTGCTGGATGTAAAACTTTCCTTCCTCGACATCTTCTGGCCCATCATCTTCAAATTGGACTTCCCCAGTTTGTATATCGGAATCATTCCGTTCCTGTTCGTCGTCTATTCACTTTTCCGGGTTCGAAACAGGAATTTTTACTGCATTGCGGCTACGGGTCTATTTCTCTTTTTATTCGCTCTGGGAGGGCGCACTCCGCTCGCGGCTTTTTTATACGAATATTTTCCGTTCATGCATTATTTCAGGCATGTCTCTCATGCCGTGGCGGCTCTGGTCATTATTTTTGCAATTATGTCGGGTTTTGGTTTTGACAAATTTTTTTCATCAAATGCCATTCAAAGCAAATTATCCAAAAGTCGCCCCGAGAATATTGTGATAGGGCTTGTGATCTTCAATCTGGGGGTTTTCCAGATGATTACGGCTGTTTATTACCATAATATTTCTCATGTTGGACGCGTGACGGTAGTCAATTCTGATTACTATAATGTGAATGCATTCAATTATCAGCCCGTTCGCAATATCAGTCGGTCTGAGTGGGATGGCAACCGCTTGAGGGGGCGCCAGAGAAGAATTCTCTTCAACAATATATTGATATTAGGGAAACTGGATTACCGCACCTACAACCATTTGCAATGGGATGTGTGCCTGGTTCCTGCCCGGATCGACTTCGCTGGAAAGAGAGTGTTCCAATTATTTGAAGAGCATGAGCTCAAATTATTTGGGACGCGAGGCGGCTGGTTGAATCAGTCTGATTCGTTTTATGATAATAGGGAACTGCTCTACAAGCTAGGATGTGACACTCAGAAAATGCGAATCGTTCGAGACGTGGAGGTCAATGGCGATGCTTTGACGACAAAGTCCATCGAAGCGGATATTCCCAATTCGATACGGGCTCTTGACTATCGTTCAAATCATGTCAAGGCGGCGGTTAATAATCCATTTACGGAGACTTCCTATCTTTACTATGCAGATAGCTGGGACGCAGGATGGAAAGCGAAGGTTAACGGTGAGCCGACGCAAATTCTGCGGGCGAATACGGCGTTGAAGGCCGTTGCGATTCCGCCGGGAAATTCTACTATAGAGTTCAGTTACGAGGCACCCTATCGGCTCCATGTGTGGATATTGATTGTTTATGGGCTGGTATTGGCCATCGGGGTCGTGATCGGACTGGCTCGGGAAGCATTTACTGGCAGACGGAGCCATGAGAAAGCGAGTGATGCAGAGGCTATTTCCGCATCAGCGACCTCGCAGGAATGA
- a CDS encoding YfhO family protein: MDDSHSTPRSRPFWLIPSLLLILLAKNLPGFYKWTLPVHDNLCVYESFYFFYNDLLLHNEIPSWTPFIVYGMPTDFEFVRFLTAGKYLAGLLGWLFSIQDTLLVYQFAIFAEELVLLYGMYKLADRLFQLDATVFYVCLVAILSIITIRQPGMGYHIYYMYPLMFHLLLSFLEEKDYRYFFGAGIVFVVAQLGGTGYTMPLQLATLFCFFFFAALAHVRDLKDFVALDGRRRRNFLVSLALLSIVAITYYRFATLSMESLEFVSYLRDPETSKVSLMTFLTYGKVLKPENLLYDMLWPMAFRNDFPSLYIGAIPLIFCFYAVFKVRDWRFYSVTLTGIFLFCFAMGSRTPLAVLLYDYFPFMQYYRHVSYAVGGLIIIFAIMSGYGFDKFFTSNSVETTLSRIRPENIAIGLTLFNLAIFQMMTDVYYHNKSHVGRQTVIDSDYFNVHPYNYQNIREISRSVKEGLPVDRRQRKILSSNIHILGELDYRLYNHLQWDVCLIPARIDFSGKNVEQFFNEHDLTLFEEKGGWLDQSDSFYENEVILSKLGCNFPKMHIVNNAEVEGDALRTVTFEPDRLGTVQILNYRANYVEVGLDNPFDETSFLYYADLWSAGWDARVNGRSTPILKANTAFKAVAIPAGQSIVEFHYETPHKILRWILIVYGLCFICWVLIGILLDSFENAVSRKQEIIAGPQTDEKS; the protein is encoded by the coding sequence ATGGACGATTCTCATTCCACCCCAAGGTCGAGACCTTTCTGGCTGATTCCTTCCCTCCTGCTGATTCTTTTAGCTAAAAACCTTCCGGGTTTTTATAAATGGACGCTCCCCGTCCACGATAACTTGTGCGTGTATGAGAGTTTCTATTTTTTCTATAACGACCTTCTTTTGCATAACGAGATCCCGTCCTGGACGCCGTTCATCGTCTATGGAATGCCGACCGATTTTGAATTCGTTCGTTTCCTGACGGCAGGTAAATATCTTGCGGGACTGCTTGGCTGGCTCTTTTCGATTCAGGACACCTTGCTCGTTTACCAGTTTGCGATTTTCGCGGAAGAACTCGTTTTGCTTTATGGCATGTACAAGCTGGCGGATCGTTTGTTTCAACTGGACGCGACCGTGTTCTATGTCTGTCTCGTTGCGATTCTTTCGATCATCACCATTCGCCAGCCAGGGATGGGCTATCATATTTATTATATGTACCCGCTCATGTTCCATCTGCTGTTGAGTTTTCTGGAAGAAAAGGACTATCGCTATTTCTTTGGAGCGGGCATTGTTTTTGTGGTCGCGCAGTTGGGAGGGACGGGGTATACGATGCCGCTACAACTGGCGACTCTCTTTTGCTTCTTTTTCTTCGCTGCATTGGCGCATGTTAGAGATCTCAAGGATTTTGTCGCGCTGGATGGGAGGCGGCGCAGAAATTTTCTGGTTTCGCTTGCCCTGCTATCCATTGTCGCCATCACCTATTACCGATTCGCCACCCTGTCGATGGAATCTTTGGAGTTTGTTTCCTATTTAAGAGATCCCGAGACGTCCAAAGTTTCATTGATGACATTTCTGACCTATGGGAAAGTATTGAAGCCGGAAAATTTACTCTATGACATGTTGTGGCCGATGGCGTTTAGAAACGATTTTCCCAGTTTATACATTGGCGCGATACCTCTCATTTTCTGTTTTTATGCGGTCTTTAAAGTCCGTGACTGGCGATTTTACAGTGTGACGTTGACGGGCATTTTTCTTTTCTGCTTTGCGATGGGATCGCGAACCCCGCTTGCCGTCCTGCTGTACGATTATTTTCCATTCATGCAATATTACCGTCATGTTTCCTATGCTGTCGGCGGACTGATTATAATTTTCGCCATCATGTCGGGCTATGGATTTGACAAGTTTTTTACTTCCAATTCGGTGGAAACAACACTGTCGCGAATCCGGCCGGAGAATATTGCCATAGGCCTGACGCTTTTTAATCTTGCGATATTTCAAATGATGACGGACGTTTATTATCACAACAAGTCGCATGTAGGACGACAAACGGTCATTGATTCGGATTATTTCAATGTGCATCCATATAATTATCAGAACATTCGTGAAATCAGTCGCTCCGTAAAAGAGGGGCTTCCGGTGGATAGGCGTCAGAGAAAAATTCTATCCAGCAATATACATATTTTAGGCGAATTGGATTATCGTCTCTACAATCACTTGCAGTGGGATGTGTGTTTGATTCCCGCCCGGATTGATTTTTCAGGTAAGAATGTCGAACAATTTTTCAATGAGCATGATTTGACCTTGTTTGAGGAGAAAGGCGGCTGGTTGGATCAGTCTGATTCGTTTTACGAAAATGAGGTAATACTTTCTAAACTGGGTTGTAATTTCCCCAAAATGCATATTGTGAATAACGCCGAGGTTGAAGGGGACGCTTTGAGGACGGTGACGTTTGAGCCGGATCGGCTTGGCACAGTTCAGATTCTGAATTATCGGGCGAATTATGTCGAAGTGGGGCTTGATAACCCTTTTGATGAGACGTCTTTTCTTTATTATGCGGATCTTTGGAGTGCGGGGTGGGATGCGCGTGTCAATGGTCGTTCCACTCCAATATTAAAGGCAAATACGGCTTTCAAGGCTGTAGCTATTCCTGCAGGCCAATCAATCGTAGAGTTTCATTATGAAACGCCGCATAAAATTTTGAGGTGGATTTTAATTGTTTATGGCCTGTGTTTCATCTGCTGGGTATTAATCGGGATTCTGTTGGATTCATTTGAAAATGCAGTATCAAGGAAACAAGAAATTATTGCCGGTCCTCAAACCGATGAGAAAAGTTGA
- a CDS encoding YfhO family protein yields MHNEIPSWTPFIVYGMPTDFEFVRILTSGKYLTGLMGWLLHVEDVLLLYSVAVLAEELVLLYGMYKLADRLFQLDATVFYVCLVAVLSIITIRQPGMGYHIYYMYPLMFHLLLSFLEKKDYGYFFGAGIVFVVAQLGGTGYTMPLQLATLFCFFLCAALAHVRELKDFVALDDRRRRSFLVSLVLLSLVSIAYYRFATLSMETLESVSFLRDPETSKVSLKTFLYYGNTLNLSTVIYDMLWPVAFKEDFPSLYIGAIPLFFCVYAVFKVRDWRFYSMMLTGIFLFTFAMGPGAPLAVLLYDYFPFMQYYRHVSYAVGGLIIIFAIMSGYGFDKFFTSSSVETKLSRSRPENIVIGLTLFNLAMFQMMTDVYYHNKSHLGRQAVIDSDFYNAHPYAYQSARNISRSLLDSNRLRGRQRKILFNNIFIFGSLDYRLYNHLQWDVCLIPARIDFADKDVVQLFDEHDVALFKVNGGWLNQSESIYSNQELLYKLGCDTPKMRIVENVEVAGNALKTVGMEMNPPESVKMLDYRANSVKVALRNPFDEKSYLYYADAWDEGWSASVNGKPTALLKANTAFKAVAIPAGQSIVEFNYEAPHKILRWILIVYGLAFMSWVVMGLLIEMMRTLASRDKEIPAPIADVEKREDEVLCESPDAAKKSEGES; encoded by the coding sequence TTGCATAACGAAATCCCGTCATGGACGCCGTTCATTGTCTATGGAATGCCCACTGATTTCGAATTCGTTCGCATCCTCACTTCAGGGAAGTATTTGACAGGTCTGATGGGGTGGTTGTTGCATGTTGAAGACGTTTTATTGCTATACAGTGTTGCCGTTTTGGCGGAAGAGCTCGTTTTGCTTTATGGCATGTACAAGCTGGCGGATCGTTTGTTTCAATTAGATGCGACGGTCTTCTATGTCTGTCTTGTCGCTGTTCTTTCGATCATCACCATTCGCCAGCCGGGGATGGGTTATCATATTTATTATATGTATCCGCTCATGTTCCATTTGCTGTTGAGTTTTCTGGAAAAAAAGGACTATGGCTATTTTTTTGGAGCGGGCATTGTTTTTGTGGTCGCGCAGTTGGGTGGGACGGGCTACACGATGCCGCTACAATTGGCGACGCTTTTCTGTTTCTTTTTATGCGCGGCGTTGGCGCATGTTAGAGAGCTCAAGGATTTTGTGGCGCTGGATGACAGACGGCGCAGAAGTTTTCTTGTATCACTCGTCTTGTTATCCCTTGTCTCCATTGCATATTACCGCTTTGCGACGCTTTCGATGGAGACTTTGGAATCAGTTTCATTTTTGAGAGACCCAGAAACCTCAAAAGTTTCTCTTAAGACTTTTTTGTATTATGGAAACACTCTGAATCTGTCGACAGTTATCTATGACATGTTGTGGCCAGTGGCATTCAAGGAAGATTTTCCCAGTTTATACATCGGTGCGATACCGCTCTTTTTTTGCGTTTATGCGGTCTTTAAAGTCCGTGACTGGCGTTTTTACAGCATGATGTTGACGGGTATTTTTCTTTTTACTTTTGCGATGGGGCCGGGGGCTCCGCTTGCAGTCCTGCTGTACGATTATTTTCCGTTCATGCAGTATTACAGACATGTTTCCTATGCGGTCGGAGGTCTGATTATTATTTTCGCCATCATGTCGGGCTATGGATTTGACAAGTTTTTTACTTCCAGTTCGGTGGAAACAAAACTGTCGCGAAGTCGACCCGAGAATATTGTCATAGGCCTGACGCTATTTAATCTGGCGATGTTTCAAATGATGACGGATGTTTACTATCATAACAAGTCGCACCTGGGGCGACAGGCGGTCATTGATTCGGATTTTTACAATGCGCATCCATATGCATATCAGAGCGCTCGGAACATCAGTCGTTCTTTGTTGGATTCGAACAGGTTAAGGGGGCGTCAGAGAAAAATTTTATTCAATAATATTTTTATTTTTGGCTCTCTGGATTATCGCCTTTACAACCATCTGCAATGGGATGTGTGTTTGATTCCCGCACGGATAGATTTTGCAGATAAAGACGTTGTGCAATTGTTTGATGAGCATGATGTGGCATTATTCAAGGTCAATGGAGGATGGTTGAATCAGTCTGAATCGATTTACAGCAATCAGGAACTGCTCTATAAACTGGGTTGCGATACGCCCAAAATGCGGATTGTTGAGAATGTTGAAGTTGCGGGGAACGCATTGAAAACAGTTGGTATGGAAATGAATCCTCCTGAATCGGTGAAGATGCTTGACTATCGCGCAAATTCCGTGAAAGTGGCGCTCCGTAATCCTTTTGACGAAAAGTCATACCTGTATTATGCCGATGCCTGGGATGAAGGCTGGAGCGCGAGCGTCAACGGTAAGCCGACGGCTCTGTTGAAAGCGAATACGGCTTTCAAGGCTGTGGCCATTCCCGCAGGCCAATCAATCGTAGAGTTTAATTATGAAGCGCCTCACAAAATTTTGAGGTGGATTTTGATCGTCTATGGTTTGGCCTTCATGTCCTGGGTTGTGATGGGACTTTTAATTGAAATGATGCGGACCCTTGCGAGTCGCGACAAGGAAATTCCTGCTCCTATAGCCGATGTGGAGAAGCGGGAGGATGAGGTTCTCTGTGAATCTCCTGATGCGGCGAAAAAGTCCGAAGGTGAGTCTTGA